In the Pelmatolapia mariae isolate MD_Pm_ZW linkage group LG10_11, Pm_UMD_F_2, whole genome shotgun sequence genome, ATTCTAACTGCAGAAACCATATCGTAACCTCAACAAAGtctaaaaacaacagcaaaacaagcaacacattaaagaaaagataagaacAACCAAAGAAAACTATAGAAAACCACTACAGGCACcaaaatatttattataaaaaggTAGGAGAAATCTTCCACAAGGTTAATAACACACTATAGATCAAATTTTGGAAGCATCATGATTAAGGAgattcttcttatttttatgcACAAAGGTCTTCCACAGGACATTATAACATCAGAAACGACAATGATTACAACACAAGGTATTTGGAAACTGCAAAATTGCAACAGTGCACCAGTGATGATGCTTGCTGAAACTAATCTTCAGCAGAGTGTTCAAACAAACAGCTACACTGTGTTTACAAAATGAGgccaaagtagaaaaaaacccacTCCCAGTACACACCACTTTGGAAaatatttgaaaacaaacaaactaatttttttttcagtctggtAAATAAAATGGTTTTGGCCTCCATTGCTAATTCggctgttttagttttttttttttgtaagctACTCCTTTGTTATACATTAAACCTTTGAACTATTTCAAATATTTCATCCAGAAACTTTTGGAAAATGCCACCTTTTAAAATTGTTGATCTCATTTTGGTGATCTATAGACATGCCTATGGCTATCAGTTCGCTATGGATGATATTTGTTTGTACATTTGCATATGATGCAAAGTTCAGACAAAATTCAGAACCAGTAGAGCAATGTGACTGTAAGCAGTTACAGTTGCATGTTGCaagttatatatataaatgcagACAGTGTGTGCTATATTACTGTATCGTGTTGTTAGTAAAGAAAATAAGCTTCTAAATTTGCTTCTATACACCAAAGGCATCTCTGGATTTGTTACAAAATGGCAATGAAAATAACTTGTACAATAACACACAGTCCTGTTGAACAAGAGAGCAAGTGCACAGTGCTCTAAAAATATGAGGTTACATATTTCATGTATATTTACAATAAAATTATAGAAATACAATTATAGAAATAAAGTTGGTTGGTTCAACTAGTACTAAAAaatagcttttttccccctcttagCTGGAGGTGGTGACGTTCCCTTTCAGTCCTGAAATGGTGATCCACCACTTCCTGAAAATGAACTTTTCACATGAGATGCGAAAGATGGAGGATGAAAAGTAAAAGATGATGGGATCAATACAGGTGTTGAAACAACTAAGCAGTAATGTGTAGTACCTCCACTCTGGGCTCTGTCCCTGGAAATAACCCACTAAATGTGATAAACTGAATGGCAGAACACAAATAAGGAACATAGCAAGAGTCCCCAAGGCCATGCCAATGGCCTTCTGTTTCTGCATCTGGGATATCCTGGGCCGGCTATACAGAATCAAGATGCAGCGCAAGTAGCAGTAAACACAAATTAGAAGAGGTATGAGGCAGAGTACAAAGAACATCTCCAGACGTACTGGGAGGAGGATCTCCAACTGCTTCTTTGTAAAGTTTTCATAGCACATACCGGAGCTATTGCTGACCAGTGATGGGTAGTGCTCAATGATGAAAACAATGCTGCAGTGTGCTGTCGAGATCAGCCAAATAACAGCACTGATAACAACTGCATACACAGGTTTGTGCAGTTTATGGTAGGTGACAGGAAATGCTACTCCTATGTAGCGGACCACGCTGATTGTCACCAGCAACAAGGAACTGGTGTAGATTGTGGTGAAAAAGGTAAAGGAGGTGATGGAGCATATGAAGTGGGGCAGATTCCATTTCATACCAGATGCTGCCTCGTGCATCTTGAAAGGAAGGCTCATCAGGAAGAGGAGGTCAGAGACAGTGAGACTGAGTAGTAGGATATCTGGTAGAAGTGGCTTGGAGCGGATCTTGACACTAAATGAATAGAGAGCCAAGAGATTGCAGGGGAAGCCGATCACGAATGAAATAATGTGAACTGAGAGAATGACCTCAGTCTTTACTGTTGACTCCATTTTTGACCTATATCAGATTAAACAGCAGTTATCAATCAAAATGCCTTTAGTAAGGAGACCAAAAGCAATTAGTTGTTAAAATTAGAAGACTACTTGctatttttttgtatcactGATAATTTTGCAGTGTGCATGCAGGATTCAATTTACAGGAGAAGCTGAAAGTGTTTTTCcccatttgtttttatattaactTCCttggacctggcgtccacatatgtggacatcacattttgggttgtctagaccaaaatactaaatttttctctacaagggcctgattaCTTATGAGGacgttatactgccactgttctgtcgaaatttaaagtgaatgtcctcatatgtggatctcatttttctcagaaacaaaaatcaggtaaaaaaaaaaaaaaagacatatttctttgtttttacattcatcaggtcccaatcagtccaaatagcaaagagaaattaaaaatgcatgccatgagttcgggtcttaggaggttaatacaTCAATTAATACACTGAAATATTATTGGTCATATTTTTAGGTTCTGAACTTGATTAGTTGAAATTCCATTCATAGAAGTAGTAAGTAGTACATATATAAACAGGCTTCAGAATATATCGCCCCACCACGGTTTTGAAACTACTTCCAAAACATCtcctctgattttttttcttttcacttgtATTATCTTATATTCCATGTTGTCAAACCAACTTACAATAAATCCAATGTAAACTGACAGATATTATTTACAAATCAGTATATTAAATGCTGATGAATCTAGGCAACTGATTTTAAAGAAGTTAATTAAGCTTGAAGTTTTGATCAATAAATATATCAGCTGTGTTTGCTGCTCTCTTCCATTTATATGGTATGTAGTAAAAGTATGTATAACAATGGCAGAAGATACTTCCGATCACAAACCAGTGCCAAACACAAGATTAAGAGTATAATTTGAAATATAacctgctgtgtttggtttgaaaaagtaaaaacaattgCTTACCAAGTAGTAGAAGATTtccaaagtattaaaaacaagtaattaaaaaaaatgagctGATATAAAATGGTAAAATCAGGAAACATCATATTATAATCAAAGTGCATTTGACATACTGTGTTGTTAATCCCATGCTGAGCTGGCACCAGAGCTTAATATTAACAAAATGCAAATCTATAAACCTGGGTACGGTAACAAAGGAACTCCTCCCACTGCctctttgtttaaataaatcataaacTTTGATTAGGTTTTATGCAAATGTACCCTAAACCATAGTTTTGATAACTATTAAATAATGATTCAGTTTTAGACATTAAATTTATAAATCCCTCTTCGTATCCAGGGGTCATGTCACGTTTGTGATTTTAGGAACGATGTAGAATATATCTACATGTAGActttaaacaattaaaaaattaCTTAGGCACCAAGTACTGGGCAAAAATAGTTAGgtttataaaatatttatataaaacagtttttatacaatttttatacaattcttcttaaaaaaagaactttccACAACTCTTACATGTTGGCCCATCTCACAGGGGGCTATATCCTCAGCCCTATCCTTAAAACCTcctccctcacagagagaattatgaccttgttttctgcttggccATCACCTAAGGATTTACATCCCCGATAAGCAGGAGTCTCACTATCTGTTTAACGTTTCCCATTACAATGccctcactgtgtgtgtggagcATAAGGCCCATCTGTAGTGCACATACATACAACTAAGTGAGAAAGTGGTATTACTATcactaatatgatatgattaaaatatgtgattaatacatgagaaaagaaatctgcttcCATGATAGACTTATGGAGTAGTTCTCCAgccttcttgaaggacattcaaggCTCTTCTTGGAATGTTGgcagccttttgttctgttctctgtcaggatgatcccacattgcttcagtaatgttgaagTCCTGGTTCTGTGGATGCCAGTCCATGAttgatagtgttccactgtgcatatttttcatttgtaatgATTAAAGGCATTAGACACTGTACCAGTTTGTCTTGGTGAAGAGAGCGCTGaatgtaaaagtgaagctctcaatttactggtcaatctaccctcacctatggtcaggAGCTGTGgctagtgaccaaaagaacgagattgcggatacaagcagcagaaacgagcttcctccaaagggtggctggcctctcccttagagatagggtgagaggtTCAGCCATCTGgtaggggctcagagtagagccactgctcctccacatcgaaaggagccagttgaggtggttcaggcatcggacaaggatgcctcctgggcgccccctgggtgaggtgttccagtcacagaatcaacctttggggaTTACTAGTTAAGATTAAAGGTATACTTGGCTtaacagagctctgactctacagcaggggtcggcaacctttctgatgatgagtgccatctaaaagttcctcagaagtcaatgtgccatatgattgcattagccataaatttaataacgctctatattaacagttacacactatatagaacaactttatagaattatatttgttcgcagatgttggcagctatcagcgcatagttatcagctattttgaaacaaaaaaaaggacacgttttatccataacaagaactccataacagcaaatgaactgtacaacagaaaatgcaaatgctatttatggtctcctcacaacaatgataagaaaaataaactgggccaatatggcatgtttgttaatgcacttttttgcaatttatgtagttactatgcacttaatgcatacatattattaaaatttgggctataatggttgtattgatgtatatcaacttgaaatgctcccaaaattggcactacagcatgtaaaaatataatataagctctggcggacttggttctatggtaggtcttaaagggttaaaagcacttgaaaaaggcaaaatcccatgtaaaattagggcaactgtattgtcattactgaaaataaccgtatttttatgagaaagttattttctgttatttgatggtattattttggcaccccagctgccggaatgtTACTGTTTtcctaggatttttttttaacagtgcagaGGGATAACAAGGAAGTGACAACACAcgaggaacacagctgacacggATAaccataacgagacaggggaagctAGACTGAACAGAATGAACATGAAAACGCgcgaccttcacaataaaacaggagacATGACTTGGGGGTGGAGGAGAGGCAGACGAGGGAGAGAGGGAACAcgagggagagcacagacatgacGCGCTGGGGAAACGTGGAAAACATAACAGAATAAAACACGAAGGGAAACACAGCACAAGAACTCACACCACAATGTAAAACAGGGACACATagggagacacagagggcaGAGATACAAGGGGGCATCCAATAAACTAAACTGGACAACCTAGGGATCATAGAATAAATAATGAACTAATAAATTACAAAAGCACAAGACAACCAagaacgctgggtcaaaatgacccggGACTATGACAGCTTGGATAATCTCAACAATATTAACAAGGTTCCATAGTTAGCATCTATTTCATTAAGACTTACAACAACACAGTTCCACTCATTTCAAATGCTTTTAAATTCACTGACTTTTTTGGTAAACACCTGCAATCTTGTAGAACACCAGATTTTGCTGTTATACACTTCATAACTGGaatgctttgttttctttgtctctggAATCCTCTCCTTTGCCCACTCGTCTATGTTTACATTGATTTAAATGGTGTTTTGCTGCTGGTATGATGTTCTTCACTTTCGAGTGAGCCACGGATAGGCTGAccaaattcatttattttatttttacaacacAGTCACGATGTTTTATCTAGAATATTTGAATGTGATTTAAAGTCCAAAGTTCAGGACCAGTAGAGAACTGTAGTTACAGCATCTAATATCCCAGTGATATGTATTACATATGAGCTTTGCATGTTATATAAGGTTAAATAAATTACTATATATtgataataataaagaaaattagTTGTTATATGAAAAAGCTTTCAGAAATAgagcaaaaaacacaacaaacaaaaaattccAATCATTTAAATCCCACATATTTCACTGACAAAAAATGTGTCTTATCGTTtgctaaaataaatgtaaaacctGATAGAGGTGCCTTTTAGAAGTGTCATCACCTCTTACTTAATGTGTGTGGTTTGTAATTAACAACATACCTCTTTCTAAATAACTCTCAGACTGCATGAGTGTAGAAAAGTGGCCAgtccaaaataaagaaaagaggaagtttTGTGTCAGGGCTGCAGGgctcattttatattttgatatttgcacttgaatgaaaaaataaaataaagttttgaaaTTTTCATATGCAACAAACATGTCTTTGAATTTtgtagaaaacaggaaaaatggtTTCAAAAGGAAAATACAGTCCTCTCGAAAAATATTAGATCATCATCAGCAGTGAACTTAAATGTGTTAATGGTAcatttaattttgaaaatgtatttttccatCTCTTAGTTAGTGGTGCTGTTGTTCCTTTTCAGTCCTGAAAAAGTGAACCACTTCCTAAAAATGAATGTTTCACTTGAGAAGCGAAAGGTGGACGAGGAAAAGTAGAAGATGATGGGATCGATACAGGTGTTGAAACAGCTCAGAAGCAACGTGTAGTACCTCCACTCTGGGCTCTGTCCCTGGAAGTAACCCACTAAATGAGATAAATTGTATGGCAGGACACAAATAAGGAACACAGCAAGAGTTCCTGAGGCCATGCCAATGGCCTTCTGTTTCTGCATTGGGGATATCCTGGGGCGGCTGTACAGAATCAAGATGCAGCGCAAGTAGCAGTAAACACAAATAAGAAGAGGTATGAGGCAGAGTACAAAGAAAAACTCCAGACGTAGTGGGAGGAGAATCTTCAACTGCTTCTCTGTAAAATGTTCATAACACGCATTGGAGTTATTACTGGCCAGAGATGGGTGATGCTGGATGATGAAAGTGATACTGCAGTGTGCTGATGAGATGAGCCAAACAGCAACACTGATAACAATTGCATACACAGGTTTCTGCAGTAGATGATAGGTGATAGGAAATGCTACTCCTATGTAGCGGATCACACTGACTGCCATCAGCAGCAAGGAGCTGGTGTAGATTGTGGAGAAAAAGGTGAAGGAAGTGATGGAGCACATGAAGTTGGGCAGATCCCATTCCATACCAGATGCTGCCTCGTGCATCTTGAAAGGAAGGATGACCAAAAACAGCAGGTCGGAGATGGTCAAATTAAGCAGCAGGATGTCTGTTGGACGTGGCTTGGATCGAATCTTGGTGCTAAATGCACAGAGAGCCAAGAGATTACAGGGGAAGCCGATCAGGAATGAAATGATGTAAACTGAGAGAATGATCTCACTCCTCACTGTagacaccataattgacctaaatcaacatttagaaaaaaaaacaaatacatatcAACTGAAGTGTTTGTGGTTAGAAAGacaaatgacattttaaaattactttCTATTTTTACACTTGGAACAACTTTGTGTGTAAGCATGTTGTTGTCCAAAAAAGAAGTAACTTAGCTTTTTTCTTTATACCATTTCTTTATACCTGTTTCTGTCCTAAAAATCCCTCACAAAGCATCCTTGAATAAACTTACATTGTCTAGAAAGAGTGTGGTAATACCGAACAATTATTTTATACTGGATAAATTTTCCTCTGGCTTCCCAGACAAATTTTCCATTTTTGAAAATAATGACACATCACATGTCACAGCCTTTTTGGCAGCTAAGATCTTCTGTTGTTTCTATTTTGTTAGAGGCACATTTCATACAACAGGGATGCAAATAACTAAATAATTTATATAGTATGGGGTTAGTGCTGTGATGATTCTGGTCTTCTTTTAATAATAATGTCTGATTtgcattttacattttcctgtttatttttaattggtGTACTTATTTCAATTAATGAACttgagtaaaagtaaaatggcAACCTTTGTAACCAGGttgaatttgtcatttattaaaatgtgttgaaatattaaaaacagtgaaattcATCTTAAAATGTCAAGTAATAATAATGTTAACACTGACACTAAAAAGACGTCCACACATCCAAATGTGGTCGTTGTGGACTATAAATAGCCCGTACACGGCGGTCCTACCAATGTCAACACTAGACGTTAGATATCGAAAAAGATGTTGCTTGGGTTTACAAAACAACCCCATCAATTGGAGTAAAACTGTACGTCTAAAAGTGACATTTAAAAGACATCACTTTGCACATTCATTCTTTTGAATAGGACAGCAAGCTGAAGATACTGGTATGTCTTCTGATTTATACCAGATGATTTTGTAACTGGATAACTCTGAAATGTTTCAACAACCTCTAATAACACTGACACAGAATGAATAGCATCTTTGCTTATTACTACAATATCATCAGCATATAATTTGTGTTCTCTGTCACAGACATTTGATTTTAAAGAATTCAGATCGGCATGATGACGTTTGAGCAATTGCAAGCAGGCTCTGCTATGTTTCATAGGTAAATACATTTACttacacagcagcagaagattTCCAAAATGTTGTGACTAAAACTACAACTAGTCTGACTCTGGCTGTATTTCATTAAAGACTTACAGGTTAACCCGTGGGTTCAAAGATAAGCTGATATAAAATGTGAGAAACTGGAAACACTGAGTCATAGTCAAGCACCATCAAACACACAGGGGACTATAAAAAGCTATAGCAGCCACCAGCGAGTTAATATTAACTTAAATGCAAAACTGCAATTGATGTTGGCTCTTCTTTGTCTGAAGTTCTATAATCATACACTTTTTTATATTCAAATTTAGACCTCTCATACAAGAGGGCATTGTGTAAGAAATTGTTTTTCACAATATTTTAACAGATCCTTATTTGAACATATTTCCACCGTGGCATGATTATAGATGTTTGTCAGTTTTGTAAGTATTCAGTTAAGTATTCTTCTGCTTGCAATtcagttttctgttgtttaaatattgatttcCTTGTTTGTTAGCATTAGGAAGACTAACACGTTAAGATTGCAAGAGGAAATAAAGATAGACATGTATATGTTCAAAAATATAACTGATGCTTTGGCAAAACTGTCTAGTCTAACAGTGACAAGTCTAACAGAATTGCTTAAGAGAAAACTGAGAGTACAAAAGTATGTCACTCTAATATGCATTGCAAGTAGACTATATTGCTCCAACAATCAAAGGAACCTACTGTGTGAGACAGCAGCAAATTTCCTCTGGTCATTACTCCAGATAAACCCTCATGTTGCAATACAAATTTTGTGGGaagtaaaatatataattttactACTTTTAGATGTTTGAGAAATTAcaatagttaaaaaaacaatagcATAACATAACTATACAGTCTGATTTGAGCAATTTGATTATATGTGTCAAGATCTACATCAACTTCCAATCTGATACATGTAGTGTGATTTCATATGTTTTACACTTGAAATGAGTATTTTCTGTGGTGAAACCTCATCAAGTGGCTctgtttcatttttgctttggaGAAGTGTTTCACTATTTTGGTAGTGTTGAGATCTCGCTGATCTTTGCATTTCTTCCAGGAAATCATTGTCATAAACACAGGAAAGTCTTTCCATCTCCAGGTCTCTGTCAGGTCTCTGTAggtgtatttgtgtgtcttCATTTTGTGCGCTAGCAAAAGTTAGAAGAAAAATATTACAAAGCCACCCagaaactttaaatatgtttgctCATTTAGAGACATACCATGTTATATTCTGTAGCAACTGACCCCCGATCATTGTGAAAAGGtttttgctgcctttcatatatatatttgagcTCTTACAGAAGAGATTACTCAGATAAATAAAGCTACTTTACTTATTGCATACTAATTATCATATCTATACAACACATCATCAAAACTGAGGTAGCTACTTCATTTGGAATGATTTTCCTCACCgctgaaaaatgttgtttatctGTTGTTGCTGGACATGACCTCCTCCAAAAAATAACCTAAAACATGTTTGAATTCAGTAAATTTGAAATATATGTTTGTcaagtatttaaaaagaaatctgtgTTATTACTTTTACATCTTAAGCACCAAACTCAATAACAAGAAACACAGTTTACCAACCTCTTTACAG is a window encoding:
- the LOC134637526 gene encoding free fatty acid receptor 2-like, whose product is MESTVKTEVILSVHIISFVIGFPCNLLALYSFSVKIRSKPLLPDILLLSLTVSDLLFLMSLPFKMHEAASGMKWNLPHFICSITSFTFFTTIYTSSLLLVTISVVRYIGVAFPVTYHKLHKPVYAVVISAVIWLISTAHCSIVFIIEHYPSLVSNSSGMCYENFTKKQLEILLPVRLEMFFVLCLIPLLICVYCYLRCILILYSRPRISQMQKQKAIGMALGTLAMFLICVLPFSLSHLVGYFQGQSPEWRYYTLLLSCFNTCIDPIIFYFSSSIFRISCEKFIFRKWWITISGLKGNVTTSS
- the LOC134635510 gene encoding free fatty acid receptor 2-like; amino-acid sequence: MVSTVRSEIILSVYIISFLIGFPCNLLALCAFSTKIRSKPRPTDILLLNLTISDLLFLVILPFKMHEAASGMEWDLPNFMCSITSFTFFSTIYTSSLLLMAVSVIRYIGVAFPITYHLLQKPVYAIVISVAVWLISSAHCSITFIIQHHPSLASNNSNACYEHFTEKQLKILLPLRLEFFFVLCLIPLLICVYCYLRCILILYSRPRISPMQKQKAIGMASGTLAVFLICVLPYNLSHLVGYFQGQSPEWRYYTLLLSCFNTCIDPIIFYFSSSTFRFSSETFIFRKWFTFSGLKRNNSTTN